The following coding sequences lie in one Capnocytophaga stomatis genomic window:
- a CDS encoding AAA family ATPase, whose amino-acid sequence MQEVLTNTPFAFGTIILKTDFVNRQEEIKSLRQRFLSGTNVILISPRRWGKSSLVEKVSESFQNDKTLKICKLDLFNIRTEEEFYISFTNAVLKATSSRWDDFVTNAKQFLSQLLPQVSLASNDETSLQFGISWKELQKNPDDILNLAENIAQKKGVKIVVCFDEFQNIASFSDSLSFQKKLRAHFQRHQHVSYCFYGSKRHMLIEVFTDTSMPFYKFGDIIFLEKINTKEWVNFIKQRFEETNKQITDSQAKKIVELVDNHSYYVQQLAQQVWLRTVQKSNKKIIESTHQSLIQQLSLLFITLTETLTNTQLGFLKALLNGEQNLSSKKVMDTYKLGSSANVVKLKRALVDKDVLDDVGGVLTFQDPLYREWLKRYYFKLNF is encoded by the coding sequence ATGCAGGAGGTACTTACAAACACACCATTTGCATTCGGAACGATTATTCTGAAAACAGATTTTGTCAATCGACAAGAGGAAATAAAATCATTAAGACAACGTTTTTTGTCAGGGACGAATGTAATCCTGATTTCTCCTCGTAGATGGGGAAAATCTTCTTTGGTAGAAAAAGTTTCCGAATCATTTCAGAATGATAAAACATTAAAAATATGCAAGTTAGACCTTTTTAATATACGTACAGAAGAGGAGTTTTATATCTCTTTCACTAACGCAGTTTTAAAAGCTACTTCTTCACGGTGGGATGATTTTGTAACAAATGCAAAGCAATTTCTTTCACAATTGTTACCACAAGTTTCATTAGCCTCAAACGATGAAACTTCGTTACAGTTTGGTATCTCGTGGAAAGAATTACAGAAAAATCCGGATGATATTTTGAACTTAGCAGAGAATATCGCACAAAAGAAAGGTGTCAAAATTGTGGTTTGTTTTGATGAATTTCAGAACATAGCCTCTTTTTCAGATAGTTTATCGTTTCAGAAGAAATTAAGAGCTCATTTTCAGCGACATCAGCACGTTTCATATTGCTTTTATGGTAGTAAGCGACATATGCTGATAGAAGTTTTTACAGATACATCAATGCCTTTTTATAAGTTTGGTGATATTATTTTTTTAGAAAAAATTAACACTAAAGAATGGGTAAATTTCATTAAGCAACGTTTTGAAGAAACCAACAAACAAATCACAGATAGTCAGGCTAAAAAAATTGTAGAACTTGTTGATAATCACTCATATTATGTGCAGCAATTAGCTCAACAAGTATGGCTTAGAACAGTACAAAAAAGCAATAAAAAGATTATTGAGAGTACCCATCAAAGCCTGATACAACAACTTAGCTTACTTTTTATAACACTGACAGAAACCTTGACTAATACTCAGTTAGGATTTTTAAAAGCATTGCTTAATGGAGAGCAAAATTTGAGTTCTAAAAAAGTGATGGACACTTATAAATTGGGCTCCTCTGCCAATGTGGTCAAGCTAAAAAGAGCTTTAGTAGATAAGGACGTTTTAGATGACGTGGGAGGTGTTTTGACTTTTCAAGACCCGCTGTATCGAGAGTGGTTAAAAAGATATTATTTTAAATTAAATTTCTGA
- a CDS encoding adenylyltransferase/cytidyltransferase family protein encodes MNRKKIFVSGCYDMLHSGHVAFFEEASQLGDLYVGIGSDKTIQELKARKTINPEQERLYMVKALRFVKDAWINSGSGILDFKEDMMRLKPDILFVNEDGHSPTKEALCKELGVEYYVSKRIPHGNLPTRSTTALRKECLIPYRIDLAGGWLDQPTVSKFCAGPVITICIEPDYDFNDRSGMSTSTRKKAIELWHTDIPEGDREHLAKVLFSYENFPGEDYISGSQDALGIVLPGLNYYWYEGGFWPEKIEKNLSSDLLSWIEEHLYLLPLQPRHSDLHVTEGADVTPEKVKKLSEAAQQLWASLLQKDLKATGKAMTTSFDAQVALYPNMLNDEIRKEIASLPETVVGYKLSGAGGGGYLVVLSDIPIEKALKIRIRR; translated from the coding sequence TTGAACAGAAAAAAAATATTTGTTTCGGGATGTTACGATATGTTGCATTCGGGACACGTTGCTTTCTTTGAAGAAGCATCGCAATTAGGAGATTTGTATGTAGGCATTGGTTCAGATAAAACCATTCAGGAACTCAAAGCCAGAAAAACCATCAATCCAGAGCAAGAGCGTTTGTATATGGTAAAAGCATTACGCTTTGTGAAGGATGCTTGGATCAATTCAGGCTCAGGGATTTTGGATTTTAAAGAGGATATGATGCGGCTAAAACCAGATATTCTTTTTGTTAATGAAGATGGACATTCACCCACCAAGGAAGCTTTGTGCAAAGAGTTAGGAGTGGAATACTACGTAAGTAAGCGAATTCCACACGGAAATTTGCCTACTCGTAGCACAACGGCCTTACGCAAGGAATGTCTTATTCCCTATCGAATCGATTTGGCTGGTGGTTGGCTTGATCAGCCTACGGTATCTAAATTTTGTGCAGGTCCTGTTATAACTATTTGTATTGAACCAGATTATGATTTCAATGACCGCAGCGGAATGTCTACAAGTACGCGTAAAAAAGCCATTGAGCTTTGGCATACTGATATCCCTGAAGGAGATAGAGAGCATTTAGCCAAGGTTTTGTTTTCATATGAAAATTTTCCCGGAGAAGATTATATCAGTGGCTCGCAAGATGCACTCGGAATAGTACTCCCTGGGCTTAACTACTATTGGTACGAAGGAGGTTTTTGGCCAGAAAAAATTGAGAAAAATTTATCAAGTGATTTACTTTCTTGGATTGAAGAACATTTGTATCTGTTGCCTTTACAGCCTCGACATAGTGATCTTCACGTAACAGAAGGAGCAGATGTTACCCCCGAAAAAGTAAAAAAACTATCCGAGGCAGCACAACAACTCTGGGCATCCTTACTTCAAAAAGACTTAAAAGCCACAGGAAAAGCGATGACCACTTCTTTTGATGCACAAGTTGCTTTATATCCCAATATGTTAAATGACGAAATTCGTAAGGAAATTGCTTCTTTACCCGAAACAGTAGTTGGTTATAAACTCAGTGGTGCAGGAGGAGGAGGTTATTTGGTGGTTTTATCGGATATTCCTATTGAAAAAGCACTAAAAATCAGAATAAGAAGATAG
- a CDS encoding flippase — MLSDKILRKNFSYLLILQIAQYLIPLVLLPYLGRTLESENLGKIMFVQAFVGYFILIVDFGFNVSATKEIADSSKDKNRISGVFWNTMLAKFSLLILSLLLFVVIVFSFDRFRQEYILFLIGFIGVFSSLLFPLWLFQGMEKIESITVANVVPRIVMLLLTFYFVTEKTDYYVALLIQMLALLASALLSLMIIIKNRLVHFVKPTFYEAKKQLLSGAHVFAMSISTNLYTTTNVVVLGLLTNDSVVGIYSAADKLIRALISLLSSVIQVIFPRMNIYFLESKQKSINFIRKVIYFMFGVGIALGIVLYFGSEQIIHLMYGTDKFHQAIYVLKYSALLPLFSVINGIIAINIFITFGMKKDLLKVVMVGCMFSLLCISPLILIFEEMGVVLCATFTELIIFMLLIFICKKQQIFLFPKIK; from the coding sequence ATGCTTTCAGATAAAATTCTTCGCAAAAATTTTTCCTATTTGTTAATTTTACAGATAGCTCAGTATCTCATCCCTTTAGTTTTGCTTCCATACTTAGGCAGGACATTGGAGTCGGAGAATTTGGGAAAAATAATGTTTGTTCAGGCATTTGTTGGATATTTTATTCTTATAGTAGATTTTGGATTTAATGTTTCTGCCACAAAAGAAATAGCAGACTCTTCAAAAGATAAAAACAGAATTAGCGGTGTATTTTGGAATACAATGTTAGCTAAATTTTCATTACTCATTCTGAGCTTGTTATTATTTGTTGTCATTGTTTTTTCATTTGACAGGTTTCGACAAGAATACATTCTTTTCCTTATAGGGTTTATCGGTGTGTTTTCATCGCTTTTATTTCCTCTTTGGTTATTTCAAGGTATGGAAAAAATTGAATCCATTACTGTTGCTAATGTAGTTCCAAGAATCGTAATGTTATTATTAACTTTCTATTTTGTCACAGAAAAAACGGATTACTACGTAGCCCTACTAATACAAATGTTAGCTCTATTAGCTTCCGCATTACTGAGTTTAATGATTATCATAAAGAATCGTTTAGTACATTTCGTTAAACCTACTTTTTATGAAGCAAAGAAACAGCTTTTGAGTGGTGCTCATGTATTTGCAATGAGTATCTCCACTAATCTGTACACCACCACTAATGTTGTTGTACTAGGCTTGTTGACCAATGATAGTGTTGTAGGAATTTATTCGGCTGCAGACAAACTAATAAGAGCCTTAATTTCATTACTTTCATCGGTAATACAAGTCATTTTTCCAAGAATGAACATTTATTTTCTGGAATCGAAACAGAAAAGTATAAATTTTATCCGCAAAGTCATCTACTTTATGTTTGGAGTAGGAATTGCATTAGGAATTGTTCTATATTTTGGTTCGGAGCAAATTATTCACTTGATGTACGGTACTGACAAATTTCATCAAGCAATTTATGTCTTGAAATATTCAGCTTTACTACCCTTATTCTCTGTTATTAATGGTATAATAGCAATAAATATCTTCATCACTTTCGGAATGAAAAAGGATTTATTGAAGGTTGTTATGGTTGGATGTATGTTTAGCTTACTCTGTATAAGCCCTTTAATTTTGATTTTTGAAGAAATGGGGGTTGTATTATGTGCAACGTTTACAGAATTGATTATATTTATGTTATTAATTTTCATCTGTAAAAAACAACAAATATTTTTATTCCCTAAGATTAAATAA
- the rfbD gene encoding dTDP-4-dehydrorhamnose reductase, with the protein MKNILVTGAGGQLGSEIQNIKTKIGNYIFTDASDLDISDSQAVSDFVRKNNTQIIVNCAAYTNVDKAEDDAQTADLINHIAVRNLAEICKENNIVLIHISTDYVFAGDKNTPYSETDPTKALGVYGKTKLDGEKAIQNADIDHLIIRTSWLYSLSFGHNFVKTIQRLSSERNELKVVFDQVGTPTNARDLAEFIVYVIEKDLFKGKREVYHFSNEGVCSWFDFATEIVTISGSSCIVKPCLSSEFPSKVKRPSYSVLDKSKLKNDFNYTISHWKEALKGK; encoded by the coding sequence ATGAAAAACATTTTAGTAACTGGAGCCGGTGGGCAATTAGGTTCTGAAATTCAAAATATTAAAACCAAAATCGGGAATTATATCTTTACCGATGCTTCGGACTTGGATATTTCTGATTCGCAAGCTGTTTCGGATTTCGTGAGGAAAAACAACACTCAAATCATCGTTAATTGTGCGGCATACACCAATGTGGACAAAGCCGAAGACGATGCCCAAACCGCCGACTTAATCAATCACATTGCGGTGCGTAATCTGGCTGAAATCTGTAAAGAAAACAACATCGTACTTATCCATATATCAACCGATTATGTTTTCGCAGGCGACAAAAACACTCCTTATTCCGAAACCGACCCAACCAAAGCTTTGGGCGTGTACGGAAAAACCAAATTAGATGGCGAAAAAGCAATCCAAAATGCGGATATTGACCATCTTATTATCCGCACTTCGTGGTTGTACTCGCTTTCCTTCGGGCATAATTTCGTAAAAACCATCCAACGATTGAGTTCTGAACGAAATGAACTAAAAGTAGTTTTCGACCAGGTCGGGACGCCTACGAATGCTCGCGATTTAGCTGAATTTATCGTCTATGTCATTGAGAAAGATTTGTTCAAAGGCAAACGCGAGGTGTATCATTTCTCGAATGAAGGCGTGTGTTCGTGGTTCGACTTCGCAACCGAAATCGTTACTATATCGGGAAGCAGCTGCATTGTAAAACCCTGCTTGTCGAGCGAATTCCCAAGTAAGGTAAAACGTCCAAGTTATTCGGTTTTGGACAAATCAAAGCTAAAAAACGATTTTAATTATACAATTTCACATTGGAAAGAGGCTTTGAAAGGGAAATGA
- the rfbA gene encoding glucose-1-phosphate thymidylyltransferase RfbA, producing MKGIILSGGSGTRLYPITKGVSKQLLPIYDKPMIYYPLSVLMLAGIREILVISTPQDLPGFQRLLGDGSDYGISISYAEQPSPDGLAQAFIIGEQFIGNEDVCLVLGDNIFYGQSFTKMLLQSVETAQKDRKATVFGYWVKDPERYGVAEFDAEGNVLSIEEKPENPKSHYAVVGLYFYPNKVVKVAKSIKPSARGELEITTVNQEFLKDNELKVQLLGRGFAWLDTGTHDSLSEASNFVETIEKRQGLKISCLEEIAYKKGWISAEKIRELAQPMLKNQYGQYLIDLLK from the coding sequence ATGAAAGGAATTATTCTTTCAGGAGGCTCAGGAACAAGGCTTTACCCTATCACGAAAGGTGTTTCGAAGCAGTTACTCCCCATTTATGACAAACCGATGATTTACTATCCGCTCTCGGTGTTGATGTTAGCAGGCATTCGGGAGATTTTGGTAATTTCCACTCCACAAGACTTGCCTGGTTTTCAGCGACTTTTAGGAGACGGAAGCGATTACGGAATTTCCATTTCCTATGCCGAACAGCCCTCACCCGACGGACTGGCACAAGCCTTCATAATTGGAGAGCAATTCATTGGAAATGAAGATGTTTGCTTGGTTTTGGGCGATAACATTTTTTACGGACAAAGTTTCACCAAAATGCTTCTGCAATCTGTGGAAACTGCCCAGAAAGACCGTAAAGCAACCGTTTTCGGTTATTGGGTAAAAGACCCTGAACGTTACGGAGTTGCCGAATTTGACGCAGAAGGAAACGTACTTTCCATCGAAGAAAAACCCGAAAATCCCAAGTCCCACTATGCCGTTGTTGGGCTGTATTTCTATCCGAATAAAGTAGTAAAAGTAGCTAAAAGCATCAAGCCTTCGGCACGCGGGGAATTGGAAATTACCACTGTAAATCAGGAGTTTTTGAAAGATAATGAACTGAAAGTCCAATTATTAGGACGAGGATTTGCGTGGCTTGATACAGGTACACACGACTCTCTTTCTGAGGCTTCTAACTTTGTGGAAACCATCGAAAAACGTCAAGGACTTAAAATATCCTGCTTGGAAGAAATCGCTTACAAAAAAGGCTGGATTTCAGCAGAAAAAATCAGAGAATTAGCTCAACCGATGCTTAAAAACCAATACGGACAATACTTAATTGATTTATTGAAATAA
- a CDS encoding glycosyltransferase family 2 protein, with amino-acid sequence MKNKMNTPLVSVITVSFNAVKTIEQTILSVINQTYPNVEYIIIDGGSTDGTLDVIKKYQDKIAYWVSEPDRGIYDAMNKGIAKAKGDIIGIINADDWYELDAIESVVNHLNKSKDNSIYYGRLNMRQGNKILYASDVPQKLNGLKKGMVISHPTVFVSKNIYQKEGGFSTDYKIASDWDFILRMYLKGYVFIPIDRVIANFNIGGVSSGISIKTLEELHIIRKKNKVYKIIDFYYLYDMIKLSIFGKYTYAFSLWKNKIFYKK; translated from the coding sequence ATGAAAAATAAGATGAATACTCCGCTTGTATCAGTCATTACAGTATCATTTAATGCCGTAAAAACTATTGAACAGACTATCTTATCTGTAATCAATCAAACCTATCCTAACGTCGAATATATTATCATCGATGGAGGAAGCACCGATGGTACACTTGATGTTATAAAAAAGTATCAAGATAAAATTGCCTATTGGGTAAGTGAACCTGATAGAGGAATTTATGATGCAATGAATAAGGGAATTGCTAAAGCAAAAGGAGATATTATCGGGATTATCAATGCTGATGATTGGTATGAATTGGATGCTATAGAAAGTGTGGTAAATCACTTAAACAAATCAAAAGATAATAGCATTTATTATGGAAGGCTCAATATGAGACAAGGAAATAAAATCTTGTACGCTAGTGATGTTCCTCAAAAGCTTAATGGATTAAAAAAAGGAATGGTTATTAGTCACCCTACCGTGTTTGTTTCTAAAAATATTTATCAAAAAGAAGGAGGTTTTTCGACTGATTATAAAATTGCTTCCGATTGGGACTTTATTTTACGGATGTATCTAAAAGGTTACGTATTTATTCCTATTGATAGAGTAATTGCAAATTTCAACATTGGAGGGGTAAGTAGCGGGATATCAATAAAAACACTAGAAGAATTGCATATTATACGAAAAAAAAACAAAGTTTATAAAATAATTGATTTTTATTATCTATATGATATGATAAAATTAAGCATCTTTGGTAAATATACATATGCTTTTTCATTATGGAAAAATAAGATTTTTTATAAAAAATGA
- a CDS encoding L-rhamnose mutarotase yields the protein MKRFGQVIKVKPEKLAYYRELHANPWQSVLDKIHECNIRNYSIFLLNNELLFAYFEYIGENFEEDMQKMAADPETQRWWAETDPCQQSLELKEGEWWHTMEQVFYTK from the coding sequence ATGAAACGATTTGGACAAGTTATCAAGGTAAAACCCGAAAAATTAGCTTATTATCGGGAATTGCACGCCAATCCGTGGCAATCTGTTTTGGATAAAATTCACGAATGTAATATCCGAAATTATTCCATTTTTTTATTGAATAATGAGCTCCTTTTTGCTTATTTTGAATATATTGGCGAAAATTTTGAGGAAGATATGCAAAAAATGGCTGCCGACCCCGAAACTCAACGTTGGTGGGCAGAAACCGACCCTTGCCAACAATCTTTGGAACTTAAAGAAGGAGAATGGTGGCACACAATGGAACAGGTTTTTTACACAAAATAA
- a CDS encoding NAD-dependent epimerase/dehydratase family protein, which produces MNNNDCQSTLKTKILVTGGAGFVGSNLCESLVKNPDNEVFSLDNYFTGSRENHIEGVTYIEGSTEYIFELINFAPDLVYHLGEYSRVEQSFEDIDKVLLFNKVGTSKVLEFCRRHKCKLVYAGSSTKFGDGGIGRNQSPYAWSKASNTELIKNYGEWYGLKYAIVYFYNVYGKREISEGKYATLIALFSEKMKKGEPLTVVSPGTQQRNFTHIDDIVEGLLLVGEKGLGDEFGIGNSETYTILEIAEMFGGKIEMLPARKGNRMVSDVITEKTESLGWKAKKCVKDYIKEVVER; this is translated from the coding sequence ATGAACAATAACGATTGTCAATCAACATTAAAAACAAAAATATTAGTCACCGGCGGAGCAGGATTTGTGGGGTCTAATTTGTGTGAATCACTGGTTAAAAACCCTGATAATGAAGTATTTTCACTTGATAATTACTTCACCGGAAGCCGTGAAAATCACATCGAAGGTGTAACATATATTGAAGGAAGTACGGAATATATCTTTGAATTGATTAACTTTGCACCCGATTTGGTTTATCACTTGGGGGAATACTCGCGTGTGGAGCAAAGTTTCGAAGACATTGATAAAGTTCTGCTATTCAACAAAGTAGGCACTTCTAAAGTATTGGAATTCTGCCGAAGACACAAGTGTAAATTGGTCTATGCAGGCAGTAGCACGAAGTTTGGAGATGGCGGCATCGGAAGAAATCAAAGCCCATATGCTTGGTCAAAAGCCTCTAATACGGAATTAATTAAGAATTACGGCGAGTGGTACGGATTGAAATATGCTATTGTCTATTTTTACAATGTGTACGGCAAACGAGAAATCAGCGAAGGGAAGTACGCTACTCTCATTGCCTTATTTTCAGAAAAAATGAAAAAAGGGGAGCCTCTGACAGTAGTTTCGCCCGGAACGCAACAAAGGAATTTTACACACATTGACGATATTGTTGAAGGCTTGTTGTTAGTCGGGGAAAAAGGCTTAGGAGATGAGTTTGGCATCGGAAATTCAGAAACTTACACAATTCTTGAAATCGCGGAAATGTTTGGCGGAAAAATAGAAATGCTTCCGGCACGCAAAGGTAACCGAATGGTTTCGGACGTGATAACCGAAAAAACCGAATCCTTAGGATGGAAAGCCAAAAAATGTGTGAAGGATTATATTAAGGAGGTAGTTGAAAGGTAA
- a CDS encoding EpsG family protein, with the protein MIFYITYYIFIGLILTYGYITRNKFFNYVALLFIILVSGLRYEVGYDYFNYVSFFKGRGTDSMEPLSKLAIFTLSQLFNNPLSMFFFFSLATLSITYIAIEKFTTSPRMALMIYLLIPGLYLNSFSILRQSIAISVFFLALYYLFKNEKTKYFVLSMVAILFHYSAVFPFLLIFFGRKWLEKKYTLKFYLIGMLIAFILSYINVSKVLIGLTGKYAVYADLLVSKTFPLAKVLSLTIISTIIIWGLKHNSEKKITFLLNIYLIGVGINILFANFIPVTRMGYYFLIAQIILVPNIIFFMKKENLKIYTVFLFMIYYFGIQINALQVDEKSADVPRMIPYKNYLIK; encoded by the coding sequence ATGATTTTTTATATAACATATTATATTTTCATAGGATTGATATTAACCTATGGCTACATAACAAGAAATAAATTTTTTAATTATGTAGCCTTGCTCTTTATTATTTTAGTTTCGGGGTTGAGGTATGAGGTAGGATATGATTATTTTAATTATGTTAGTTTTTTCAAAGGAAGAGGAACAGACTCAATGGAACCTTTGTCAAAATTGGCTATTTTTACTTTATCTCAATTATTCAACAACCCCTTGAGTATGTTTTTCTTTTTTTCATTAGCAACCTTGTCAATTACTTACATTGCTATTGAAAAATTCACAACAAGTCCCAGAATGGCTTTGATGATTTATCTATTGATACCAGGTCTGTACTTGAATTCTTTTTCTATTCTGCGACAATCCATAGCTATCAGCGTTTTCTTTTTGGCTCTGTATTATCTTTTCAAAAATGAGAAAACAAAATATTTCGTGTTGAGTATGGTGGCAATTTTATTTCATTACTCAGCTGTATTTCCATTTTTGCTCATCTTTTTTGGAAGAAAATGGCTTGAGAAAAAATATACTTTAAAATTTTATCTTATTGGAATGCTAATAGCCTTTATATTATCTTACATAAATGTATCGAAAGTACTCATTGGTTTAACAGGGAAATATGCAGTATATGCAGATTTACTGGTGAGTAAGACTTTTCCTTTGGCAAAAGTATTATCTTTGACTATAATTAGTACTATTATTATTTGGGGGCTCAAGCATAATTCTGAAAAAAAAATCACTTTTTTGTTAAATATCTATCTAATAGGAGTCGGAATTAACATTCTTTTCGCGAACTTCATACCAGTAACAAGAATGGGGTATTATTTTTTAATAGCACAAATAATTTTAGTTCCAAATATTATTTTTTTCATGAAAAAAGAAAATTTAAAAATATATACTGTATTCCTTTTTATGATTTATTATTTTGGCATTCAGATAAATGCCTTACAAGTTGATGAGAAATCAGCAGATGTTCCCAGAATGATACCATACAAAAATTATTTAATAAAATGA
- a CDS encoding glycosyltransferase family 2 protein, translated as MKISIITATYNSSKTVADTITSVYNQNYPTIEHIIVDGNSKDNTIEIIKKLPNRVVKILSEPDKGIYDAMNKGIALATGDVIGILNSDDFYSSNDILTQVMNVFEQTDCEAVYGNLEYIDEKDSNKVIRFWKSRKYKKGLFKKGWHPAHPTFFVKKEIYQKYGSFNLKYKIAADYEIMLRFIEKNGIRTIYLPITMVKMRMGGASNQSIKNIIQANKECYLAWKDNGMSISLFHFLRKPLSKFLQFMK; from the coding sequence ATGAAAATATCGATAATAACAGCGACCTATAACAGTAGTAAAACTGTTGCTGATACAATCACATCTGTGTACAACCAAAATTACCCAACTATAGAACACATTATTGTAGATGGCAACTCGAAAGATAATACAATTGAAATTATTAAAAAGTTACCAAATCGTGTTGTTAAAATTCTTTCTGAACCTGACAAAGGGATATATGATGCTATGAATAAAGGAATTGCTTTAGCTACTGGTGATGTTATAGGAATTCTTAATTCAGACGATTTCTATAGTTCTAACGACATATTGACTCAGGTTATGAACGTATTTGAACAGACAGATTGCGAGGCTGTTTATGGTAATTTAGAGTATATCGATGAAAAAGACAGCAACAAAGTTATTCGGTTCTGGAAATCACGAAAATACAAAAAGGGATTATTTAAAAAAGGCTGGCATCCAGCACATCCTACTTTCTTTGTAAAAAAAGAAATATATCAAAAGTATGGAAGTTTTAATCTTAAATACAAAATAGCTGCTGACTACGAAATTATGTTGCGATTCATCGAAAAAAATGGTATTAGAACAATATACTTACCAATAACGATGGTCAAAATGAGAATGGGAGGAGCGAGTAATCAGAGTATTAAAAATATTATACAAGCCAATAAAGAGTGTTATTTAGCTTGGAAAGACAATGGTATGTCAATTTCACTATTCCACTTTTTAAGAAAGCCTTTGTCCAAGTTTTTGCAGTTTATGAAGTAA
- the rfbC gene encoding dTDP-4-dehydrorhamnose 3,5-epimerase yields the protein MNIIQTEIKDVIIIEPKIFGDERGYFFESFSQQKFVEQICNTTFVQDNESKSRYGVLRGLHFQKPPFCQSKLVRVVAGKVLDVAVDIRKGSPTFGKHVAVELSAENKRQLFVPRGFAHGFAVLSEEVIFQYKCDNYYTPEEEGSILWNDPAIGIDWKIPAEAVILSQKDKESPLLKDAYHFDFNVNLYE from the coding sequence ATGAATATTATCCAAACAGAAATAAAAGACGTTATCATCATTGAACCGAAAATTTTTGGCGATGAGCGAGGATATTTTTTTGAATCGTTTTCACAGCAAAAGTTTGTAGAACAGATTTGTAATACTACTTTCGTGCAGGATAACGAGTCAAAATCGCGTTACGGCGTTTTACGCGGGCTTCATTTCCAAAAACCACCTTTTTGTCAGTCAAAATTGGTGCGTGTGGTAGCAGGAAAAGTTTTGGACGTAGCGGTCGATATCCGCAAGGGTTCGCCTACTTTTGGCAAGCACGTAGCCGTTGAACTTTCTGCCGAAAACAAGCGACAATTGTTCGTTCCCAGAGGGTTTGCTCACGGATTTGCCGTGCTAAGCGAGGAAGTCATTTTTCAATATAAATGCGACAATTACTACACTCCCGAAGAAGAAGGAAGCATCCTTTGGAACGACCCCGCTATCGGGATTGATTGGAAAATACCTGCCGAAGCCGTTATTCTTTCGCAAAAAGACAAAGAAAGTCCGCTTTTGAAAGACGCTTATCACTTCGATTTTAATGTGAATTTGTACGAATAA
- a CDS encoding glycosyltransferase family 2 protein, with translation MKISVIIPMYNASKTIVKALNSVQNQTYKCDYEIIIINDGSQDESREVVENYMRQHPDLDITLINQKNGGAAKARNEGLKKSVGKYIAFLDADDEWLPMKIEKQVQVFESSPDVDLLGTNRNEEVFNTFLGVKFQKLTKLNPKLLLIKNFLSPPTVMMKKEILSNTGFFKDNQRYFEEGEYWLRVCANNNCYLFQESLVITGAGKPHFGHSGLSSNLWEMEKGELKNIKVAHDMKIINPIEFFLLNIYSILKYIRRVIIVSLRKLK, from the coding sequence ATGAAAATTTCCGTAATTATTCCGATGTATAATGCCTCTAAAACGATTGTAAAAGCATTAAACTCAGTACAAAACCAAACCTACAAATGTGATTATGAAATTATTATAATAAATGATGGTTCACAAGATGAATCAAGAGAGGTAGTAGAAAATTATATGCGTCAACATCCCGATTTAGACATAACTCTCATAAATCAGAAAAATGGAGGAGCTGCAAAAGCCCGAAATGAGGGACTCAAAAAATCAGTAGGTAAATACATTGCTTTTTTAGATGCAGATGATGAATGGTTACCTATGAAAATAGAAAAACAAGTTCAAGTATTTGAATCGTCTCCTGACGTAGATCTGTTGGGAACAAATCGAAATGAAGAAGTTTTCAATACTTTTTTAGGAGTCAAGTTTCAAAAACTAACAAAATTAAATCCAAAGCTGTTGTTGATAAAAAACTTTTTGTCTCCCCCTACAGTAATGATGAAGAAAGAAATTTTATCAAATACGGGTTTTTTTAAAGATAATCAAAGGTATTTTGAAGAAGGAGAGTATTGGTTGAGAGTGTGTGCAAATAACAACTGCTATTTATTTCAGGAAAGTTTGGTTATTACCGGTGCAGGGAAGCCTCACTTTGGCCATTCTGGATTATCCTCCAATCTATGGGAAATGGAAAAAGGGGAACTCAAGAATATAAAGGTCGCTCATGATATGAAAATAATAAACCCAATTGAGTTTTTTTTATTAAATATCTACTCCATTCTTAAATATATTAGAAGAGTTATTATAGTTAGTTTAAGAAAACTGAAATGA